In Numenius arquata chromosome 20, bNumArq3.hap1.1, whole genome shotgun sequence, the following proteins share a genomic window:
- the LOC141473873 gene encoding protein-arginine deiminase type-1-like, with protein MAQQRRVQLSTQRPTSTVCVLGTELSLDVRGSAPKDAIAFHVQGTPGVKLYVVHETQSVKLPSSVGRWPLAAGTEVLLAMDALSKDVGDEKVRISYFGEAGGVPVARAMLYLTCVEVSLDADTSRSGAVSRTLLDKATWTWGPDGHGAILLVNCDRDDPKAVRPDNRDTAVRSYADLKDMSQMVLRTRGPRTIFAGHRLVLHMDFSNADKVGVFYGGNSVALEEYKHVLGGSKLAYAIKPSRHQEESIFYVEGLAFPDVGFSGLVAFHVTLLESPEKGLLETPIFTDTVVFRMAPWIMTPNTAAPLEVFVCSVDDNEDFVAAVGALAEKAKCPLTICPLLENRQDCWIQDEVEFGYVQAPHKTFPVVFDSPRDQGLKDFPVKSILGPDFGYVARQAPEGASSLDSFGNLEVSPPVTVQGKEYPLGRILIGSSFPRFGGRRMAKAVKDFLIAQQVQAPVELFSDWLHVGHVDEFLSFVPAPDRKGFRLLLASPSACYQLLKEKQEEGFGEAAMFEGLEKVPKPTINEILANECLRKFNNYVQSCISWNRDILKRALGLAEPDILDIPQLFRGDVATGAEAFFPDMVNMLVLGRHLGIPKPFGPLVGGQCCLEERVRELLEPLGLTCTFIDDYFSYHVLSGEVHCGTNVRRKPFAFKWWHMVP; from the exons ATGGCCCAGCAGCGCCGTGTCCAGCTCTCCACCCAGCGTCCCACCAGCACCGTCTGCGTCCTGGGCACCGAGCTCTCCCTGGACGTCCGCGG TTCTGCACCCAAAGACGCCATCGCCTTCCACGTGCAGGGGACGCCGGGTGTGAAGCTCTATGTGGTCCATGAGACGCAGAGTGTCAAGTTGCCCTCCAGCGTTGGCCGCTGGCCCCTGGCTGCGGGCACCGAGGTGCTGCTGGCCATGGATGCTCTCAGCAAGGACGTGGGCGATGAGaag GTCAGGATTTCCTATTTCGGGGAGGCTGGCGGGGTGCCCGTGGCCAGAGCCATGCTGTACCTCACCTGTGTGG AGGTCTCGCTGGATGCTGACACCAGCCGCAGCGGGGCGGTGAGCAGGACGCTGCTGGATAAG GCGACATGGACGTGGGGTCCCGACGGACACGGGGCCATCCTACTGGTGAACTGTGACCGCGACGACCCCAAAGCCGTGCGGCCGGATAACCGTGACACCGCCGTCCGTTCCTATGCCG ACCTGAAGGACATGTCACAGATGGTGCTACGCACCCGAGGACCTCGTACCATCTTCGCTGGCCACCGCCTCGTCCTCCACATGGACTTCAGCAACGCCGATAAAGTTGGGGTTTTCTACGGCGGCA ACAGCGTCGCGCTGGAGGAGTACAAACACGTGCTGGGGGGGTCGAAGCTCGCCTACGCCATCAAACCCAGCCGGCACCAGGAGGAGAGCATCTTCTACGTGGAGGGGCTCGCCTTCCCCGACGTCGGCTTTTCGGGGCTGGTGGCATTCCATGTCACGCTGCTGGAGAGCCCTGAGAAG GGTTTGCTGGAGACGCCGATTTTCACCGACACAGTGGTTTTCCGCATGGCTCCATGGATCATGACCCCCAACACGGCAGCACCCCTGGAGGTCTTTGTCTGTAG CGTGGATGATAACGAGGATTTTGTGGCGGCCGTGGGTGCCTTAGCCGAGAAAGCCAAGTGCCCTCTCACCATCTGCCCGCTGCTGGAGAACCGCCAGGACTGCTGGATCCAG gaTGAGGTTGAATTTGGCTACGTGCAAGCCCCCCACAAGACCTTCCCCGTCGTCTTCGACTCACCCCGCGACCAGGGGCTGAAGGATTTCCCCGTCAAGAGCATCCTG GGCCCTGATTTTGGCTACGTGGCCCGGCAAGCACCGGAGGGTGCTTCCAGCCTTGATTCCTTCGGTAATTTGGAGGTGAGCCCCCCCGTGACGGTGCAGGGCAAGGAGTACCCCTTGGGCCGCATCCTGATCGGCAGCAGCTTCCCCAG ATTTGGTGGCCGGCGGATGGCAAAGGCCGTGAAGGATTTTCTCATCGCCCAACAAGTGCAGGCGCCGGTGGAGCTGTTTTCCGACTGGCTCCACGTTGGCCACGTAGATGAGTTCCTCAGCTTCGTCCCTGCGCCCGATCGGAAG ggTTTTCGGCTGCTCCTGGCCAGTCCCAGCGCCTGCTACCAGCTCCTCAAGGAGAAGCAAGAGGAAGGGTTCGGCGAGGCGGCGATGTTCGAGG GACTGGAAAAGGTGCCCAAGCCGACAATAAATGAGATTCTGGCTAATGAATGCCTCCGGAAATTCAATAATTACGTCCAg AGCTGCATCAGCTGGAACCGGGACATCCTGAAGCGGGCGCTGGGCCTGGCCGAGCCGGACATCCTCGACATCCCCCAGCTTTTCCGAGGCGACGTGGCCACCGGTGCCGAAGCCTTCTTCCCCGACATG GTGAACATGCTGGTGCTGGGCAGGCACCTGGGCATCCCCAAGCCCTTTGGACCACTGGTGGGTGGGCAGTGCTGCCTGGAGGAGCGGGTacgggagctgctggagcccctGGGCCTCACCTGCACCTTCATCGATGACTACTTCTCCTACCACGTCCTCTCCGGGGAGGTCCACTGTGGCACCAACGTCCGGCGTAAACCCTTCGCCTTCAAATGGTGGCACATGGTGCCCTGA